Proteins found in one Sorghum bicolor cultivar BTx623 chromosome 1, Sorghum_bicolor_NCBIv3, whole genome shotgun sequence genomic segment:
- the LOC8083891 gene encoding probable NAD(P)H-dependent oxidoreductase 1, with protein MAAGGGADQGSNAATFPMPAVALSSGGKPMPRVGFGTATATLGQAEGRAGVTEAILRALDAGYRHLDTAAVYNTEASLGDAVAEAVRAGTVASRDDLYVTSKLWMTDAHPGRVLPALHKTLQNLQTEYVDLYLIHHPVSMQPPDEARGGEGPAVVAKKGLVALDMEGVWEEMEECHRRGLARAIGVSNFSCKKLEYLLSFAKIPPAVNQVEVNPCCRQEKLRQFCRTKGIQLCGYSAMGASGTAWANNSVLESPVLKQIAQDRGKTVAQVCIRWVYEQGDCVIVKSFNPSRMRENLGIFDWELTDDDRRKISELPESRGNYDFLVHESGPYKTVEELWDGEITAGQSNETPLVSYD; from the exons ATGGCTGCCGGCGGGGGTGCCGACCAAGGGAGCAATGCTGCGACTTTTCCCATGCCAGCAGTGGCGCTGAGCTCCGGTGGGAAGCCGATGCCGCGGGTGGGCTTCGGCACGGCGACGGCCACGCTCGGCCAAGCCGAGGGCCGCGCCGGCGTGACGGAGGCCATCCTCCGCGCCCTCGACGCCGGGTACCGCCACTTGGACACCGCCGCAGTGTACAACACGGAGGCCTCGCTCGGCGACGCCGTGGCTGAGGCCGTGCGTGCTGGGACCGTCGCTTCCCGGGACGACCTCTACGTCACGTCCAAGCTCTGGATGACCGACGCGCACCCCGGCCGTGTCCTGCCGGCGCTCCACAAGACACTTCA GAATCTGCAGACGGAGTATGTGGACCTGTACCTGATTCACCACCCGGTGAGCATGCAGCCGCCGGACgaggctcgaggaggagaagggcCGGCGGTGGTGGCGAAGAAAGGCCTTGTGGCGTTGGACATGGAGGGTGTGTGGGAGGAGATGGAGGAGTGCCACAGGCGAGGCCTGGCCAGGGCCATCGGCGTCAGCAACTTCAGCTGCAAGAAGCTAGAGTACCTGCTCTCCTTCGCCAAGATCCCTCCGGCTGTTAACCAGGTGGAGGTGAACCCATGTTGCCGGCAGGAGAAGCTCAGGCAGTTCTGCAGGACTAAAGGTATCCAGCTATGCGGCTACTCTGCCATGGGTGCCAGCGGCACGGCATGGGCAAACAACTCCGTCCTGGAGTCCCCTGTCCTCAAACAAATCGCCCAGGATAGGGGCAAAACCGTTGCCCAG GTGTGCATTAGGTGGGTCTACGAGCAGGGTGACTGCGTGATCGTCAAGAGCTTTAACCCGAGCAGGATGCGGGAGAACCTTGGCATCTTCGACTGGGAGCTCACTGACGACGACCGCCGCAAGATTAGCGAGCTCCCAGAGTCCAGGGGCAACTACGATTTCTTGGTACATGAGTCTGGGCCATACAAAACAGTAGAGGAGTTGTGGGATGGTGAGATCACAGCCGGCCAATCTAACGAAACGCCGCTCGTCTCCTACGACTGA